The genomic DNA AAGATTCGGATTCTTACTTCATTAATTTTTTTTTACTTCAGATTTCACATTGAAATCTTGAAAAAAATATCACAGGTTTTGTATAGATAACGCAAATTCGTCGTAAATAAATCCTACGATTTATTTTTTTGAAAAAAGTTACAATCTGAACTTTACAGATCGATTCCTCAAATGTGGGAACTACTACAATTTGAAAAATAGAAGCTTATAATAATTAAACCTGTCGTATTCTTCAAATGTGGGAACTACTACAAAACTTAGGTTTGTTCGTAAAATGATGTAGGAACCTATTGCAAACCACGATTTTACGAACAAATTCTAAAATTGTAGGAACTACTTTTAGAAAATATTCTTAAGCAGAACTCACACTTTTTTAAGATTCCAGAATATTCCTTATTGCTTAAGGACCTGGCGGATAATCCAACAGCGTAATTTCTGGATTCTTTTTTTGAAAATATCCCTTGTCCCATTCGGTATCAAAAAGAAGAGCCGCCCTTCCGCCTCGATCTGTCACAAGATTTGCAGAAGAAGGAACCTTCCCCAAATCCTCCTGACCGATCCAACAGGAAATCACATAAGGTAAAATCGTGATCGTAGAAGGGGCGTTGTATTCATCTAAAAGTCTTCTTCTAAAAACTTCAAACTGAAGTTGTCCCATCGCGCCTATGATAGGCAAACCTCCCCCGATCGTCTGAGAAGAAAACAAATGCAAAATTCCTTCCTCCGCTAATTGATCAATACCTTTCCGAAAACTTTTCATACTTGAAGTGTCAGAAGAAGAAATCGTAGCAAAAAGCTCAGGTGCAAATACCGGAAGAGATTTTAAATCCGGAACTTTAGAAGAAGCTACAATATCTCCGATCGCATACGTTCCAGGATTTACAAGACCGATAATATCTCCTGGATAAGCTTCGTCTACGGTGTTTCTATCTTGGCCAAAAAACGCAAAAGAAGATGAAAGTTTCACAGATTTTCCAAGCCTTCCGTGAAGCACGTTAAGCCCTCTTTCAAATTTACCAGACGTTACGCGTAAAAATGCAATTCGATCTCTATGTTGCCGATTCATATTTGCTTGGACCTTAAAGATAAATCCGCTGAAAGGTGTCCGAATCGGATCTAATCTAGATCCGTCTTTTAAAGGAAAGAACAAAGGCGGAGGAGCGATCTTGATAAACTCGTCTAAAAATAATTGAATCCCGAAATTGTTCACGGCAGAACCGAAAAAAACGGGAGTGATTTTAGAATCTAAAAAATCTTCCTGACTGAATTCTGAGATTCCACCTTCTACGAGTTCTAATTCTTCTCGAAAAGTTTTGATCACCCAGTCTTCAAATCTTGAATCCAGTTCGGGATCATTTACTCCCGAGGTTTGAAAAGAAGACTTCTGACTTCCTCCTGGAGTTTTATCGTATGTTAGAATTTTCTTATCCTTACGGGAATAAACTCCACTAAAATCCACTCCAGTTCCGATCGGCCATACCATCGGCACGGCAGAAATTCCTAGGACCTTTTCGATTTCATCTAAAAGAGAAAAAAGATTTTTAGTTGGCCTATCCATTTTATTGATGAAGGTTACGATTGGAATTCCACGATCTCTACAAACCTTGAACAACTTAATCGTTTGAGGTTCGACTCCTTTACCTGCGTCTAACACCATCACTGCAGTATCCGCTGCGATTAATGTGCGATACGTATCTTCTGAAAAATCTTCGTGACCGGGAGTATCCAATAAATTAAGAACGTGCCCAGAATATTCAAACTGAAGCGCTGCAGAAGTGATAGAAATTCCTTTTTCTTTTTCCATCTCCATCCAATCGGAAGTGGCAGCTTTTCGATTTTTTCGGGCTTTTACCGCTCCGGCGAGTTGAATCGCACCTCCATACAAAAGAAGTTTTTCTGTAAGAGTGGTCTTTCCCGCATCAGGGTGAGCAATGATCGCGAAGGTTCTTCTTCTACGAGTTTCTTCTTCGATGGATCGATTTAATTTTTGTTCCACTGTATCGCTCACTATTTCTCCGCCCTTCCTTCCAGGTTTTTTTTGCAAAACCGACTGTCATCCACTAAACCGAATAGACATTGATCCCTACCAAATCAAGTATCATAAATTTCTATTGCAAAGTACTGAGACTTTATTCTATAGCTCCGAATAATAGAAAATTTGATCTAGTTATCTTGAGTTCGTCGTAAGAAAATTAGAAAGAATTTTTTATAAGTGTGAGTTCCTACATTTTTCAAAGTTGATCCCTAAGATTCAGATCTGTAGGAACTCTTACAAATCTTAAGTTATTAAGAGATTTTTAAACTATCAAACTTATGTAATAGTTCCCACAAATCTGGAAAAAATTAGGTCGGAACTCCGTTTAAAAAAAAATTACGATGATGAACGTCAGCCCAGATTCAATTTTAAAATCACATCGTCTTGAGAAACCATGTTACCTTCTTTGACTAAAACTTCCTCTACGATTCCATCTCCGGGAGAAAGCAAATTATTTTCCATTTTCATCGCTTCCACAATCGCAAGCACGGAACCTTTTTTAACCGTAGTTCCAACAGAAACCCCAATTCGAATCACCTTACCAGGCATAGGACTTTTGATCAGGCCGCCACTTCCTTCCTCCAAATGAATCTCTCGATTAGAAAGAAGTATCTTCGTATTCCAGCCTTTATGATGAATGAAAATTTGATTTCCTTTTCGAAGTATTCTCCAATGGTTTCCAGGTCCGGAAAAAAGCCCATTTCCTTCACTCTGAAAATTTCTAGAAATTCGGAAATCGTGTACAATTCCGCCTAACGTAATTGATACGGAAACGTCTCCGGGAGAACCGGAACGAACCCGAACCGGAATTTCCTCCTCCCTATGTCTAAATCGAAAGTTTTCTTCGATCACCAAAAACCTCCCGAACCAATCGCTTCCCAAATTCCTTGGGATTTTTTCTTTTCAGAAAGTGCAGCTGCCGCAAAGGAAAACGCATCTGCTTGAACTTCCTTTTCAGGAGTAAATAAAATCGTTTGTTCTTCCAAAAAATGAGTATGAGTATTCCCTTTTTTAAATTCTTCATGAGAAAGAATTCCAGATAAATAAAACGTATTGGTTACAGGTCCGAAAATCACTGTCGAATCTATGGATTCCTTAAGACGTGTGATAGATTCTTCTCTAGTTTTTCCCCAAACAATCATCTTTGCGATCATAGGATCATAATAAACTGTGATCTCAGAACCAGTTTCTACCCCGGTATCCACACGTAAAAATTCACGATCCGGAAATTCAATATATTCTAATATACCCGTGGAAGGTAAAAAATTATTTTCAGGATCTTCTGCATAAATACGAGCTTCGATCGCATGTCCGTTTTGAATGATCGTTTTTCCTTTTGTGAGTTCGGAAAGTTTTTTGCCTTCCGCCACTCGGATCTGCCATTCTACAAGATCTTGTCCGGTAATATATTCCGTTACAGGATGTTCCACTTGAAGCCTTGTATTCATCTCTAGAAAATAAAACTTACCATCCCTTCCTAAAATAAATTCTACAGTTCCTGCTCCCACGTAACCGATAGACTGAGCCGCCTGGACCGCCACTTTACAAATTTCATCCCTAAGAGAATTTGGCAAATTTGGAGCA from Leptospira kirschneri serovar Cynopteri str. 3522 CT includes the following:
- a CDS encoding peptide chain release factor 3, which translates into the protein MQKKPGRKGGEIVSDTVEQKLNRSIEEETRRRRTFAIIAHPDAGKTTLTEKLLLYGGAIQLAGAVKARKNRKAATSDWMEMEKEKGISITSAALQFEYSGHVLNLLDTPGHEDFSEDTYRTLIAADTAVMVLDAGKGVEPQTIKLFKVCRDRGIPIVTFINKMDRPTKNLFSLLDEIEKVLGISAVPMVWPIGTGVDFSGVYSRKDKKILTYDKTPGGSQKSSFQTSGVNDPELDSRFEDWVIKTFREELELVEGGISEFSQEDFLDSKITPVFFGSAVNNFGIQLFLDEFIKIAPPPLFFPLKDGSRLDPIRTPFSGFIFKVQANMNRQHRDRIAFLRVTSGKFERGLNVLHGRLGKSVKLSSSFAFFGQDRNTVDEAYPGDIIGLVNPGTYAIGDIVASSKVPDLKSLPVFAPELFATISSSDTSSMKSFRKGIDQLAEEGILHLFSSQTIGGGLPIIGAMGQLQFEVFRRRLLDEYNAPSTITILPYVISCWIGQEDLGKVPSSANLVTDRGGRAALLFDTEWDKGYFQKKNPEITLLDYPPGP
- a CDS encoding acetyl-CoA carboxylase biotin carboxyl carrier protein subunit — translated: MIEENFRFRHREEEIPVRVRSGSPGDVSVSITLGGIVHDFRISRNFQSEGNGLFSGPGNHWRILRKGNQIFIHHKGWNTKILLSNREIHLEEGSGGLIKSPMPGKVIRIGVSVGTTVKKGSVLAIVEAMKMENNLLSPGDGIVEEVLVKEGNMVSQDDVILKLNLG
- a CDS encoding acetyl-CoA carboxylase biotin carboxylase subunit, whose product is MISKLLIANRGEIAVRVIRTCKKLGIKTVAIYSDADRDSPHVKFADESVYVGESSPSSSYLSISNILETIKKTKADAVHPGYGFLSEKSEFAKALEKENILFLGPNAESMELMGDKINSRIKMEASGVPVVPGYNGQDQDPKILQKEAEKIGYPLMIKATAGGGGKGMKRVYKPEEFLSSLESAQREAQKAFGDGTVFLEKYVETPRHIEVQVFGDKYGNVMHLFERECSIQRRHQKVIEESPAPNLPNSLRDEICKVAVQAAQSIGYVGAGTVEFILGRDGKFYFLEMNTRLQVEHPVTEYITGQDLVEWQIRVAEGKKLSELTKGKTIIQNGHAIEARIYAEDPENNFLPSTGILEYIEFPDREFLRVDTGVETGSEITVYYDPMIAKMIVWGKTREESITRLKESIDSTVIFGPVTNTFYLSGILSHEEFKKGNTHTHFLEEQTILFTPEKEVQADAFSFAAAALSEKKKSQGIWEAIGSGGFW